Proteins encoded by one window of Rutidosis leptorrhynchoides isolate AG116_Rl617_1_P2 chromosome 7, CSIRO_AGI_Rlap_v1, whole genome shotgun sequence:
- the LOC139856889 gene encoding scarecrow-like protein 18, producing the protein MLGSSSHSSSHQRTNNNELDPPPPPPPPPPPPLQPLPSFHLPEIHNHHNHTPPSIHMKQLLITTAQLISRSDLTAASRLISVLSANSSAYGDSSDRLIHSFTKALALRLHRHPPPPPPFFLNTNPPPPQITTTTTTTTSNNTNFIVSQNYNNLSINYNDAILQSSYLSLNQITPFIRFTQLTANQAILEALDQTQSQPLHHHLSQYDQINIHILDLDIMHGVQWPPLMQAIASRNPPPTLRITATGTNLNILRRTGDRLSKFAHSLGLRFRFHPLLLPNNDIETVDELIDHLSTILILPNETLAVNCVLYLHRLLKNRDKLILLLRKIKSLNPRVVTLAENEANHNHPIFLQRFTEAMSYYSAIFDSLEATLPPNSRERIEVEQVWFGKEIKDIIANEGDERKERHERFLSWEIMMTSAGFRNLALSPYALSQAKLLLRLHYPSEGYNLEVFNGSFFLGWQNQPLFSVSSWH; encoded by the coding sequence ATGTTAGGTTCTTCCTCTCATTCTTCTTCTCATCAACGTACCAATAACAATGAACTAGATCCACCACCTCCACCTCcacctccaccgccaccaccactacAACCGCTGCCGTCATTCCACCTACCGGAGATTCATAACCACCACAACCATACACCACCGTCTATCCACATGAAACAACTCCTCATCACCACCGCTCAACTCATCTCTCGCTCCGATCTCACCGCCGCCAGCCGCCTCATCTCCGTCCTCTCCGCCAACTCCTCCGCCTATGGCGATTCCTCCGACCGGTTAATCCATTCATTCACCAAAGCCCTCGCCCTCCGTCTCCACCGCCATCCTCCGCCACCACCTCCGTTCTTCCTCAACACCAATCCACCACCACCACAAattacaacaactactacaactacAACCAGTAATAATACCAATTTTATCGTATCACAAAATTATAACAATTTATCAATAAATTACAATGATGCAATACTTCAATCATCCTATCTATCACTCAATCAAATAACTCCGTTCATTAGATTTACTCAACTCACTGCTAATCAAGCCATCTTAGAAGCCCTAGATCAAACTCAATCACaacctcttcatcatcatctatcacaaTATGATCAAATCAACATTCACATACTCGATTTAGACATCATGCACGGCGTTCAATGGCCGCCATTAATGCAAGCAATCGCAAGCCGTAATCCACCACCAACTCTCCGCATTACCGCCACCGGAACAAACCTAAACATCCTCCGTCGAACCGGGGACCGTTTGTCCAAATTCGCACATTCGTTAGGTCTTCGATTCCGTTTTCATCCACTTTTACTCCCAAACAACGATATCGAAACCGTTGACGAACTCATTGACCATTTGTCAACCATCCTCATCCTCCCAAACGAAACCCTAGCAGTTAACTGTGTACTTTACCTTCACAGGTTATTAAAAAACCGTGATAAATTAATTTTACTGCTAAGAAAAATCAAATCATTAAACCCTAGGGTTGTTACATTGGCTGAAAATGAAGCAAATCATAACCACCCTATTTTTCTTCAAAGATTCACTGAAGCAATGAGTTACTACAGCGCGATTTTCGATTCGTTAGAAGCGACATTACCGCCAAATAGTCGTGAAAGAATTGAAGTTGAACAAGTGTGGTTTGGTAAAGAGATTAAGGATATAATTGCGAATGAAGGAGACGAACGAAAAGAACGACACGAACGGTTTCTATCGTGGGAGATAATGATGACAAGTGCGGGTTTTCGAAACCTAGCGCTTAGTCCGTACGCGCTTTCGCAAGCGAAACTGCTTTTAAGACTTCATTATCCATCTGAAGGTTATAATCTTGAAGTTTTTAATGGATCTTTCTTCTTAGGTTGGCAGAATCAACCTCTTTTTTCTGTTTCTTCATGGCATTGA